Genomic DNA from Candidatus Paceibacterota bacterium:
CATTTTATGCAGGAACAAAATATGCTAGCTCTAGTAGAGCTCCCGAGGCAAATTTTACTAGTCAGATGCGTGGTAGTCAGAGTGGTTTTGGTATGGGAATGCGAGGCGGGCAAGGACTTGGTGGGGTAACTATGGGAGAAATAATTTCTAAAGATGGTACAAGTATTACGGTTAAACTTCCTAATGGAGGATCTAGAATAGTTTTCTTTACTGGTAAAACGGCAATTACAAAAAATATAACTGGTTCTATTGCAGACCTTGTAGTAAATGAAAATGTAGTAGTTAATGGTTCAGCTAACACAGATGGAAGTATTAATGCACAAACGATTCAATTAGGCTCTATCTCCAATTTAAATAAGTGATCGTTAACTGCAAGACAGTCGCAAAAGTAACCCAAAGTAGATAGGGGATTTGAATGTATGATAAATAGGGAGCGTGCGGATATATGGCAATTATTGCCCAGATTAAAGTTCCTAAAACAAAAAGAATATCAAAAGCAGCAAGTAAATTATTTTGTAATCCGAATTGCAGTGGAGTAAATGCAAGATTGAAAATTATATTTAAAATAAATGGCAAAGCTACGGTAAATGGAATCTGTTTCTGCCAAGTCATCAGAAATACTTTGCCGAAAGAAAAAATAATTAAGACATAAAGAAAACTCCAAACTGGCCCGAAGAGCCATGCAGGCGGGGACCATGAGGGCTTGATAAGTTGCGAATACCAATTATATGTATTCATTATTAAATTTTAACATAGATAGAATTTTTTTTCTTCTATTTTTTAAACATTTTTATTTCCACCTAGCCAGCTGGGCTTTTTTGATATTAGTTCTTTGGGCTATTTTCTGCTTCAGAGTAGGTTTTGAACTTTCAGGGACATTCGCTCGGGGATAAGCTTTAAAAATATCGCCTTTAACTCGAAGGATTGGTCCTCTTAAGTTTTTGAGAACCGATTTTGCCTTAGCTTCTTTAATTATCAGTTCTCGATCTCTTATCTTCGCATCTTCTTTGGAGACTAACCATGCGACGGTATCCCATGAACCACTTGAACGTCTCCCCGCCAATCTTTCAAGTCCGCCTTTTCTGCCTACATCTTGAATGCGAAAAGTTTTAAATTCGCTTTTAGGACGCACTTCAATTCTGAAGAATTTTCCTTTGCCGGTAGTCCCGGGCTTTTGTCTGGCCAT
This window encodes:
- a CDS encoding tryptophan-rich sensory protein, with product MNTYNWYSQLIKPSWSPPAWLFGPVWSFLYVLIIFSFGKVFLMTWQKQIPFTVALPFILNIIFNLAFTPLQFGLQNNLLAAFDILFVLGTLIWAIIAIYPHAPYLSYIQIPYLLWVTFATVLQLTITYLNWR